The Euphorbia lathyris chromosome 3, ddEupLath1.1, whole genome shotgun sequence genome contains a region encoding:
- the LOC136223262 gene encoding uncharacterized protein At2g39795, mitochondrial-like — translation MATLIRPLRIALFSTSKTLLPHLQQLNPISVSSPNKIDLNPPSSHTTITTIRNYITEMRNSAVHDYILRHLRNEMQYEFDRFPLKQPVDEFKSFKIDDRPGEQWITMKRKFANSEEIKLEVTMFDGSVPSPQASDVTKNNDILHLTFIVDISKGDCESLEIMCSGWPDSLEIKKLFIRRSDKMPAQVYDGPDFNELDDELQESLYEFLEERGVDDEMAAFLHQYMKNKERNEYIRWMGTVKSYIEEK, via the exons ATGGCGACCTTAATCCGACCTTTAAGAATAGCCCTTTTCTCCACTTCTAAAACTCTTCTTCCCCATCTTCAACAACTCAACCCAATTTCCGTTTCAAGCCCTAACAAAATTGATTTGAACCCCCCTTCCTCTCACACCACGATTACCACAATCAGAAATTACATCACGGAAATGCGCAATTCCGCCGTTCATGATTACATCCTCAGACACCTACGTAACGAAATGCAGTATGAGTTTGACCGATTTCCTCTCAAACAA CCTGTTGATGAATTCAAATCCTTCAAAATTGATGATCGGCCAGGGGAGCAATGGATTACCATGAAAAGGAAATTTGCTAACAGTGAAGAGATTAAGCTTGAAGTAACCATGTTTGATGGATCCGTTCCAAGTCCACAAGCTAGTGATGTTACTAAGAACAATGATATACTTCACCTAACTTTCATTGTTGATATCTCCAAGGGTGACTGTGAATCCTTAGAGATCATGTGCTCAGGTTGGCCTGATTCCTTAGAGATTAAGAAGCTTTTCATACGCAGGAGCGACAAGATGCCAGCTCAAGTTTATGATGGTCCAGATTTCAA TGAATTGGATGATGAACTGCAAGAGTCACTGTATGAATTCCTGGAGGAAAGGGGTGTAGATGATGAAATGGCTGCGTTCTTGCACCAATATATGAAGAACAAAGAAAGAAACGAGTACATTAGGTGGATGGGTACTGTCAAATCTTACATTGAGGAGAAGTAA